One region of Wyeomyia smithii strain HCP4-BCI-WySm-NY-G18 chromosome 3, ASM2978416v1, whole genome shotgun sequence genomic DNA includes:
- the LOC129729258 gene encoding uncharacterized protein K02A2.6-like: MKEISAKNTILAFHETFCRYGIPESIKSDNGPQFMSESLQSFCTEFGIELRKTTPYWPQANGEVERANRSLKKRLQISQESCKVDWKWDLRMYLLMYNSTPHSTTGVAPSASMFGRVLRDKLPTFPTGLKKSIEEIRRIRGQKKESLSKCTEGRRCGGRKKNDKR; encoded by the coding sequence ATGAAAGAAATTTCGGCAAAGAATACGATTTTGGCTTTTCATGAAACCTTCTGCAGATATGGCATACCGGAATCTATCAAGTCGGACAATGGTCCGCAATTCATGAGTGAGTCGCTGCAAAGCTTTTGTACCGAGTTTGGAATTGAGCTGCGGAAAACCACACCATACTGGCCTCAGGCCAATGGTGAAGTTGAGCGCGCTAACAGATCCCTAAAAAAACGACTTCAGATCAGCCAGGAATCTTGTAAAGTGGATTGGAAGTGGGATTTACGAATGTATCTCCTGATGTATAATTCGACACCTCATTCTACTACGGGAGTGGCACCTTCTGCATCAATGTTCGGTAGAGTGCTGCGAGATAAACTTCCAACTTTTCCAACAGGTTTGAAAAAGTCTATCGAAGAAATACGCAGAATACGCGGACAGAAGAAGGAAAGCCTGTCCAAATGCACTGAAGGAAGGAGATGTGGTGGTcgcaaaaagaatgacaaaagaTAA